One Apostichopus japonicus isolate 1M-3 chromosome 7, ASM3797524v1, whole genome shotgun sequence genomic region harbors:
- the LOC139969575 gene encoding uncharacterized protein, with the protein MPPIELECIVKFGGSSITKKDEFETINADAWSFAIEIIRKVEGKCIIVHGAGSFGHFQAKEFGVSDGFDTESSCEDKAYVRKGFAVTKLSVTKLNHRLVSALVEAGISAVSVSPCSGWRTEDKSKVTSSDLETITGLLENGFLPVLHGDCVLDQTRGCTILSGDTVIEVLASHFKPKRVVFLTDVDGIYTLPPSHEDATLIPEIHFSEDGEIMTAVTMDTKSHDVTGGLKIKLQTAWNILNESKGTIPVFVCNICSKAAEYSCCHGYLYEENGTAILLYRNQDHT; encoded by the exons ATGCCTCCAATTGAATTAGAATGTATTGTGAAATTTGGTGGCAGTTCAATTACCAAGAAGGATGAATTTGAAACCATCAATGCAGATGCATGGTCTTTTGCAATTGAAATCATCAGAAAGGTCGAGGGAAAATGCATCATTGTTCACGGAGCTGG gtcatttggtcatttccAGGCAAAGGAATTTGGAGTAAGTGATGGGTTTGATACAGAAAGCTCATGTGAAGACAAGGCTTATGTTAGAAAAGGTTTTGCTGTCACAAAACTCTCAGTTACAAAG ctGAATCACAGACTTGTCTCTGCACTTGTCGAAGCTGGTATTTCTGCTGTATCCGTTTCT CCATGCAGTGGATGGCGGACTGaagataaatcaaaagtgacaTCTTCTGACTTGGAAACAATAACAGGATTATTAGAAAATGGTTTTCTTCCTGTTTTACACGGAGACTGTGTGCTTGACCAGACAAGAGGTTGCACCATACTAAGTGGTGATACTGTCATAGAG GTCCTTGCATCTCATTTTAAACCCAAACGAGTCGTCTTTCTGACCGACGTAGATGGAATCTACACACTTCCTCCGAGCCACGAAGATGCAACCCTCATTCCAGAGATTCATTTCAGTGAAGACGGTGAAATAATGACAGCTGTAACCATGGATACTAAATCACATGACGTAACAGGTGGTTTGAAGATAAAGCTCCAAACGGCCTGGAACATTTTAAACGAAAGCAAGGGAACGATACCAGTATTCGTCTGCAATATTTGCTCGAAAGCTGCAGAATATTCATGTTGCCATGGATATCTCTATGAGGAGAATGGAACAGCTATACTCTTATATAGGAATCAAGACCATACATAA